A region of the Pedococcus aerophilus genome:
GACGCTGTCGCGGGTGACCCGCCGCCCGCTCCTGCGCACCCTGTGGCCGGCGCTGCGGCGCGGCCCCGGCGAGGTGCAGTTCGGCACGGCGGCCGAGCACGCCGTGGTGGTCGGAGGCCTGAGCGAGGCGGAGATCGCCGGGCTCGAAGGCCTCGACGGCACCCGCGAGGTGCCCTTGGCCTTGACCACCGGCACCGGCGCCGACCTCCTCGAGGAGCTGCTGGCGTGCGGCCTGGTCTGCGAGGCCGCACCGGCCTCCCCCGTCCCCCCGGTCGTCCGCGGCGTCCTCGCCGCCGATGCCGACGCCCTGGTGCGCACCAGCTCCCCACCCACGCACGGGTATGCCGCGTTGGCGGCACGGCGCGCGGCCCACGTCATCGTCGCCGGCCGGGGCGACCTGCCGGCAGCTCTGACGACAGCCCTGCGCCGAGCAGGCATCGGCCGGGTGTCGCAGGGGCGTGGTCCCGCGGACGACTGGGAGCACGCGGCGTCCAGTGGCCGCCGGGACGTTCCCGCCCCGTCCGTCGTCGTCCTGCCCGCCGCGGGCGCCCTCGACCCTGCTGCCGCGCACCCGTGGCGCCGGCGCGGCATCCCCGTGCTGCCCGTCCTCATGCACGACGTGGAGGCCGTCGTCGGGCCCCTGGTCGTTGCGGGCGGTCCGTGCCTTCGGTGCCTGGACCTCACCCGCTCCGACCTCGACCCGGCCTGGCCGGCGCTGCTCGGTCAGCTCACCCGACCCGCGGTGGGCGCGGGCCGGGAGATCGGCGGGGAGACGACGTTGGTCGGGGTGGCGGCCGGGATGGCCGCGATGGTCGTGCTCGGCGTCGTCGACGGGCAGCCCCTGCCGACCGGAAGGTCCCTCGAGGTGGGGCTGCCGTGGCCCCGCGTCCGCCAGCGCAGATGGGGCATCCACCCCCGCTGTTCGTGCGCCGTACAGGTGACCTACGACCCACCCGCCGACGCGAACGGCGCCGGACAGGTGAGAATGGCTGGATGAACGAGCTCCCACGTCGTGCCGTCAGCCGCACGGCCCGTCTGGCCAGCCTGCCCCTCGGCTTCGCGGGCCGTACGGCGGTCGGGCTCGGCAAGCGCGTCGGGGGCAAGTCCGCCGAGGTCGTCGCCGCCGAGCTGCAGGCCCGGACCGCTGAGCAGCTGTTCAAGGTCCTGGGCGAGCTCAAGGGCGGGGCGATGAAGTTCGGCCAGGCCATGTCCGTCATGGAGGCCGCCCTCCCCGAGGAGATGGCCGCTCCCTACCGCGCCACCCTCACCAAGCTCCAGGAGGCGGCTCCCCCGCTCCCGGCCGCGACCGTGCACGCCGTCCTCGCCGAGGAGCTCGGCCCCCGCTGGCGCAGCGCGAAGTTCCAGTCGTTCAACGACACGCCCGCAGCCGCTGCCTCGATCGGGCAGGTGCACAAGGCGGTCTGGCGGGACGGCCGTGAGGTCGCCGTGAAGATCCAGTACCCCGGGGCCGGCAAGGCCCTGCTGTCGGACCTCAACCAGCTGGCCCGGGTGGCCCGGCTGGCCGGCGGCTGGATCCCCGGCATGGACATCAAGCCGATCACCGACGAGCTCAAGTCGCGGATGTCCGAGGAGCTCGACTACAACCTCGAGGCCACGAGCCAGCGACGGTTCGCCAAGATCTTCCGCGACGACGACCGGTTCGCCGTCCCGGACGTCCTGGTCAACAGCGAGCACGTCATCGTCTCGGAGTGGATGGACGGCATCCCGTTGTCCACCATCGTCGCCAAGGGCACCAAGGCTCAGCGTGACGCCGCGGCCGAGCGCTACATGGAGTTCCTGCTCGTCGGGCCGGCCCGCGCCGGGCTGCTCCACGCCGACCCGCACCCGGGCAACTTCAGGCTCCTGGAGGACGGACGGCTCGGTGTCATCGACTACGGCGCCGTCAACCGGCTCCCCCAGGGTCTGCCGCCGGCGATGGGCTCGCTCGCCGCTGCCGCGCTGCAGGGCGACGCCCAGGGGCTCGAGGCCGGCCTGCGGTCGGAAGGGTTCATCAAGCCCTCGATGTCGCTCGACGCCCAGGCGCTGCTCGACTACCTCCAGCCGTTCATCGACCCGCTGCTGCACGAGGAGTTCACCTTCAGCCGCGAGTGGCTGCGCAGCGTCGCCGCCCACGTCAACGACGTGCGCCGACCCGAGTTCCTCGTGGGGATGAAGCTCAACCTGCCGCCGTCGTACCTGCTCATCCACCGGGTCTGGCTCGGTGGGATCGGCGTGCTCTGCCAGCTGAACGGCACCATCCCGGCGCGCGACATCGTCATCGAGCACATGCCGGGGCTCAAGCTCCACACCCTGCCGCCGCCCATCGATTGAGGGGCACCGCCCTCACCACCAGGTGCTGTCGAGCTTCCCCTCGATGCTGCGCAGGTGGTCGCGGCTGCAGCGGTCGCAGGTCCAGGTGTCGCGACCGTTCTCGGTGCCTCGGGTCCACGTGATGGTGGCGAGCGAGGGGTCCGGGGCGGTCGTGCCGCAGGTCGCGCAGACCGGCGCCTGGTCTGCCACGGTCAGGCCTTGTCCTTGGTGCCCGCCGCGCCCTGGGCCCGTGGTGCTGCCTTGGTCGTCACGGCGGCGGCCCTGGCCTTCGCCTCGGCCTTGGCGGCCTGCTTGAACTCGCGCACCTTGGCCAGGGACTCGGCATCGACGACATCGGCGACGGAGCGGTAGCTGCCGTCCTCCGCGTACGGGCCGACGGCTTCCTGCCACCCGGCCGGACGGACGTCGAGCTGCTTGCCCACCAGGGCGGCGAAGATGCGCGCCTTCTGGTCACCGAAGCCGGGCAGCGCCCGGAGCCGCCCCAGGAGGTCGGCCGCGTCGGCCGCGTCCTGCCAGATCGACTCGGCCCGCCCGTCGTACTCGTCGCGGACGACCACGGCGAGCTGCTGCACCCGCCCGGCCATCGACCGGCCGTACCGGTGGATCGCCGGAGGGGTCGAGCACAGGTCGGCGAACGCCTCCGGCTCGGCATCCGCGATGGCCGAGGGTGACAGCGTCCCGAAGCGTTCGAGGATCTTCCACGGACCGCGGAAGGCGTGCTCCATGGGGTACTGCTGGTCGAGCAGCATCCCCACCAGCAGGGCGAACGGGTCCTTGCTCAGCACCTCGTCGGCGGCGTCGTCCTGGGCGATCCGGATCTGCGTGGCCATGCGGACCAGCCTAGCCAGCCCCCGGCCGCTGCGACTCCTGCGCCGCTTCCCGGGTGCCGGCCCGTTCGCGCCACAGCAGGGCGCGCCGCAGCCGTGTCCCCACCCGACTGAGCCAGCCCTGCGCCATACGCCTGAGTGTGCCTGAAGGCAGGGCCTGGCCGGCCCCTTGTTGCCTGAGCACGCAACAGCCGCGGTCCGGGGTCGATCGGCTGTCAGAGGAGGTAGACGAAGCCGGGGCCCTCGTCGCGGTAGGGGACGCCGAGCGACTCGAGCACCGGGGTCCACGACCCTGTGACGGCCGGGTCTGCGGCCTCGAACCCGTGGTCGGCCGTGAGCAGGAACGTCACCTCGTCCAGCACGCCGAGGCCCTCGAGGTGGTCGAGGAAGGCCACCAGCCGGGCATCGCTCTGGCGCAGCGAGTCGCGCGCCATCTCGGAGCGGGGGCCGCCTCCGTGGTGACCGGCATCGGTGACGACGTTCGCCCACCAGGTCAGGGTCGGTGCGGTCGCCGGGTCCTCCCACAGCTGGAGCACCTGCTGCAGGCCGAGGTCGTCGACCTGCACACCCCAGTGGAAGTAGCTGTCCTCGAGGTGCTCGGGCCGCGCCAGGAACGGCGACGCGGCCGGGTCGGGAAGCAGGTCGCCGAGGCCGGTCGTCGCGGCCTCGAACCCGCCGGCCTGCCGCAGCAGCGCCATCGTCCCGTAGTCGGCTCCACGGTCGATGGCCTCGTCGACGCTTGCCGTACGCGGCGAATCTGCCTGTGCCACATGGTCGTTCACCATCTCGAAGACGGTGCGGACGGATGGGCGCAACCACTCGGCGCTGCGGTGCCAGGTGGCGGCGTCGTTCGGCACGACCTGCTCGCCGGTGGAGCGGTCGTAGAAGACATTGCCCAGGACACCGTGCCGCCCCGGCCCCACGCCGGTGAGGATCGAGGTGTGGTTGGTGAGCGTGACGCTGGGGAACTCCGCCACGGCCCCGCCGGTCAGCGCCAGCCCGCGCTCGAGGAGACGGGCCACGCCCGGCAGCTCGCCGGCCTGCGCCATGGCGAGCAGCTCACCGCAGTGCGCGCCATCCCAGAGGATGCCGACCACCCGCCGAGGGCGGTCGGGCTCGGGGTCTGGCTCAAGGTCGTCCAGGTATGCCGTCAGCACCCGTCCGTCGAGCGGCGCACCGGCCGCGTCGACCAGGTCGGACTCGGGCACCCCCGCGAGGACCGCCAGGGTCGGACCCACGTCGACGAGCCGGGCGTGGTCCTCGACGAGTCCGAGGCGCTGCACGCCCGGACCGGACAGCACCAGTGGGGCCCGGGACTGGATCACGTCGAGCGACCCGTGCTCCCCGGCATGGCCGCCCTCGTCGGGGAAGTGGTGACGCGGAGTGTGCACCACCGCCAGGTCGGGGCTGCGGTCGGGGTCCGCGAACAGCGACAAGATGCGCTGGGCTGCATACGGGTAGGCGTTGTCGGTGGAGACCAGTGGACCGGGCGCCTCGAGCTCCCGCTCGTAGGGCAGGAAGGCCATCGGGCTGGTGTCGGGGACGGGGTCGACACCGGCCACGACCTCGTGGCGGCCGTCCGGGTGCAGCCGGACGCACCCGAGGTGGTTGGCCGCCATCGCCGCACCGTCCTGCACCCACAGCACGAGGTCGACGACGGCGGCGAGCTCCGGGGCGGTCAGGGCGGCCACGACGTGGCTGCGGGACTCGGCTGGCGAGAGGGCGGCAGACATGGGCGCGAGCCTAGGTGGCAGCGGCAGCGCCGACGACCAGGGCGAGCCGGGTCGAGGCACGCGGGTCTGCCCAGATCTCGTCGCGGCAAGGAAGAACCCGCCGGGACCTCCCCAGAGCGGGGGTCCCGGCGGGTTCGCAGGCGGGGGTCACCGGGCCAGCATGCGAGGGAGGGCGAGCAGCATGTCGTGCTGCGCCTTTGCCTCGAGCCGGCGCTGGTACTCCCGGTGGCGGCGCGCTCGGTGCGCGCGCGCCAGGTCGGCGTACAAGGCCTGGAACATGGTGAAGCTCCTGATCTGGTGACGGTGGAGGGTGGCGGTGCTCATGCGGCCACGGGGTTCTTCCGCGGACGGCCACGGGGCCGCTTCCGGGCGACGATGGCTCCCTGGACGAGGAGCTCACCACCCCAGACGCCCCACGGCTCTGCTCGGTCGATCGCGCCTGCGAGGCACGCCAACCGGGCCGGGCACGTGTGGCACAGCGACTTCGCGAACTCGACGTCGGCCGGGCTCTCGGCGAACCACAGCTCGGCGTCGTTCTCTCGACACGGGATGCCGGCGCCTGCGGTCGCGGCCTGCTCGAACAGGTCGTGGACTGCGCTCAACTGCATCGGGTGTCACCTCCCTCTTCTCGTCCCGCCACGGTGGTGGCGAAGGTTTTCGTTGCGTTCTGGCCGGTGGGTCCCCGGTCGGGGGCCGGCCCGTTCTCTTCGGTGGTGTCGAACAGATTCATGTGGTGCTGCTTCTTCCTGCCGGGTGTTGACCGAACGTGGAGCGGAAGAAATCCGTGGGGACAAAGCAAAAGGCCGCGGATCCCGGATATCGGGTTCCGCGGCCTTGGAGGGGCCTGCTGGCTGGTGGCCTAGACAGGTGGCTCTCCGAAGGGACGGAACGCGAGATCATTGGTGCTGGGGGTGGCGTCGAAGCCGCCGACGTAGCCCATCGGGGCCTGGACGTCGGAGCCGGCGCGGAAGGCGACGGGCGCGGGCACAGCGATCCCCTTGAACTGGGAAACCCATCCACGGGTGCTGACGAGGAGCTGACGGCCGGCCTCGGGGCACACGGAACGGACGCGGGACGTGTGCGTCGCGTCGATCGTCATCGTGATGTTCTCCATGGGGCCAACCCTCCTTCGTGGTGTCGTGGGGACCGGGTCGAGGTACCGCCCGGGCGTGCTCGTCAAGGGTAGGGCAGCAGTCGTGACGGCAGCAACGGATTTAACGAGATTTTCCGCAACAGAATGGT
Encoded here:
- a CDS encoding AarF/ABC1/UbiB kinase family protein; the protein is MNELPRRAVSRTARLASLPLGFAGRTAVGLGKRVGGKSAEVVAAELQARTAEQLFKVLGELKGGAMKFGQAMSVMEAALPEEMAAPYRATLTKLQEAAPPLPAATVHAVLAEELGPRWRSAKFQSFNDTPAAAASIGQVHKAVWRDGREVAVKIQYPGAGKALLSDLNQLARVARLAGGWIPGMDIKPITDELKSRMSEELDYNLEATSQRRFAKIFRDDDRFAVPDVLVNSEHVIVSEWMDGIPLSTIVAKGTKAQRDAAAERYMEFLLVGPARAGLLHADPHPGNFRLLEDGRLGVIDYGAVNRLPQGLPPAMGSLAAAALQGDAQGLEAGLRSEGFIKPSMSLDAQALLDYLQPFIDPLLHEEFTFSREWLRSVAAHVNDVRRPEFLVGMKLNLPPSYLLIHRVWLGGIGVLCQLNGTIPARDIVIEHMPGLKLHTLPPPID
- a CDS encoding HhH-GPD-type base excision DNA repair protein, giving the protein MATQIRIAQDDAADEVLSKDPFALLVGMLLDQQYPMEHAFRGPWKILERFGTLSPSAIADAEPEAFADLCSTPPAIHRYGRSMAGRVQQLAVVVRDEYDGRAESIWQDAADAADLLGRLRALPGFGDQKARIFAALVGKQLDVRPAGWQEAVGPYAEDGSYRSVADVVDAESLAKVREFKQAAKAEAKARAAAVTTKAAPRAQGAAGTKDKA
- a CDS encoding alkaline phosphatase family protein produces the protein MSAALSPAESRSHVVAALTAPELAAVVDLVLWVQDGAAMAANHLGCVRLHPDGRHEVVAGVDPVPDTSPMAFLPYERELEAPGPLVSTDNAYPYAAQRILSLFADPDRSPDLAVVHTPRHHFPDEGGHAGEHGSLDVIQSRAPLVLSGPGVQRLGLVEDHARLVDVGPTLAVLAGVPESDLVDAAGAPLDGRVLTAYLDDLEPDPEPDRPRRVVGILWDGAHCGELLAMAQAGELPGVARLLERGLALTGGAVAEFPSVTLTNHTSILTGVGPGRHGVLGNVFYDRSTGEQVVPNDAATWHRSAEWLRPSVRTVFEMVNDHVAQADSPRTASVDEAIDRGADYGTMALLRQAGGFEAATTGLGDLLPDPAASPFLARPEHLEDSYFHWGVQVDDLGLQQVLQLWEDPATAPTLTWWANVVTDAGHHGGGPRSEMARDSLRQSDARLVAFLDHLEGLGVLDEVTFLLTADHGFEAADPAVTGSWTPVLESLGVPYRDEGPGFVYLL
- a CDS encoding WhiB family transcriptional regulator, which translates into the protein MQLSAVHDLFEQAATAGAGIPCRENDAELWFAESPADVEFAKSLCHTCPARLACLAGAIDRAEPWGVWGGELLVQGAIVARKRPRGRPRKNPVAA